A single Kribbella aluminosa DNA region contains:
- a CDS encoding chromosome segregation ATPase, protein MTDDGPFDILGSKVLLGVQVVDLSRLSTHPIPMIGRGLITVAGQGPTDSNGAGKSSWIAALSLLHADDQWRLTSGAPGAAELLFTAEAAGQEGNWSNVDRGYIVGVFSDPDLTDLDEIEASAVTVWIRINRKASYIDLRWKHGLHIPYGATEAERAAGADALWAALPHSNGRTDFHANKLSQVLYGGQVRCVSFLSTSVRSSPTANLLAEPLNELGPARIFNAIATLTGLDHELEQEQAHRSAEHTQREATKQATTDLQRWEQEMATVEAGILQRAAAREALAAAKESWQARSARHLIDGSARNSEILQEVAALDERAAEQEARKEAIEAEIDAFGNEENLLRDVQLTRQERDTLDARDRELDLAQRSVREQLERLGQEHRRLLDAGRSADGRDLAAAAEEQDEARAVLEEYIGRDHAARSAVDYATAELCEAESGQTVSAPQQQVLENAGIECGALTDITELPASDRAEWEPRLAPYREAVVIDFADATMAATALADADYSGFLLVLANRPGAAASRKRGPKSADKRFVLDVFFAAIGERATKDNIDDVAGVVAVGQFDEPITGRTARIEAARRRVESAVEARAVASAALEQARSRVDQAERRTAAARALADAESVQEQIRALRESVDRHETDRDSLAPQLQAAKESAEAAAGQQLVRDERLKNLEATRRDHNRVLDELTGRRLALREEQSALDLTTRTTAWGGTPEEAEEFLLALPDDAQRRTTADWNHQACTQLDDVIRRCFPSARSREEIPAELWEILNGPDRWTNGTLGDRVGLVPALHRTLSSHLAQHETFDSLQQQQIANQRAERNAALERAREGLDEAESTARAHRASLADGIKARLRLVSQEFDRLDQQYGGYGAKLEFPEPDPPAEPDKPWRWTVTPKWRRSEGGPFSAFNVKGNTAQMDEKAVKLVCAAALAGGSDRPLLLILDELGRNLGSQHRREAVALFEQIGRDRNITVIGALQDDMERYALASSRLYVKLRRSSDTMPYNQAPVVKGNEDNSARVELLREWMTSYRGSTPTLELAPPTLT, encoded by the coding sequence ATGACTGACGACGGGCCGTTCGACATCCTGGGCTCGAAGGTGCTGCTCGGGGTCCAGGTCGTCGACCTGTCCCGGCTGTCCACCCACCCGATCCCGATGATCGGCCGCGGCCTGATCACGGTCGCGGGCCAGGGCCCCACCGACTCCAACGGCGCCGGCAAGTCGTCGTGGATCGCCGCGCTCAGCCTGCTGCACGCAGACGACCAGTGGCGCCTGACCAGCGGCGCACCGGGCGCGGCCGAGCTGCTGTTCACGGCCGAGGCGGCCGGCCAGGAAGGCAACTGGTCGAACGTCGACCGCGGCTACATCGTCGGCGTCTTCTCCGACCCGGACCTGACCGATCTCGACGAGATCGAGGCCTCCGCGGTCACGGTGTGGATCCGGATCAACCGCAAGGCGTCGTACATCGACCTGCGCTGGAAACACGGCCTGCACATCCCGTACGGCGCGACCGAGGCCGAGCGGGCCGCGGGCGCCGACGCGCTGTGGGCCGCCCTCCCGCATTCGAACGGGCGCACCGACTTCCACGCGAACAAGCTCTCCCAGGTGCTGTACGGCGGACAGGTCCGGTGCGTCTCGTTCCTGTCGACGTCGGTCCGGTCCAGCCCGACCGCGAACCTGCTCGCCGAGCCGCTCAACGAGCTCGGCCCGGCGCGGATCTTCAACGCGATCGCGACGCTCACCGGTCTCGACCACGAGCTCGAGCAGGAGCAGGCGCACCGCTCCGCCGAACACACCCAGCGCGAGGCGACCAAGCAGGCGACCACCGACCTGCAGCGCTGGGAGCAGGAGATGGCGACCGTCGAGGCCGGCATCCTGCAGCGGGCCGCGGCCCGCGAGGCCCTCGCCGCGGCGAAGGAGTCCTGGCAGGCACGCTCCGCCCGGCACCTGATCGACGGCTCCGCGCGGAACAGCGAGATCCTCCAGGAAGTCGCGGCGCTGGACGAGCGGGCCGCCGAGCAGGAGGCCCGGAAGGAAGCGATCGAGGCCGAGATCGATGCGTTCGGCAACGAGGAGAACCTGCTCCGGGACGTGCAGCTGACCCGTCAGGAGCGGGACACGCTGGACGCCCGCGACCGGGAGCTCGACCTGGCCCAGCGTTCGGTGCGGGAGCAGTTGGAGCGGCTCGGCCAGGAGCACCGACGGCTCCTGGACGCGGGCCGGTCGGCGGACGGCCGAGATCTGGCCGCGGCCGCCGAGGAGCAGGACGAAGCCCGCGCCGTACTCGAGGAGTACATCGGCCGCGACCATGCCGCGCGTTCCGCGGTCGACTACGCGACGGCCGAGTTGTGTGAGGCGGAGAGCGGTCAGACGGTCTCAGCGCCGCAGCAACAGGTCCTGGAGAACGCCGGGATCGAGTGCGGCGCGCTCACCGACATCACCGAACTGCCCGCCTCCGACCGTGCGGAGTGGGAGCCGCGACTGGCGCCGTACCGGGAGGCCGTCGTCATCGACTTCGCCGATGCGACCATGGCGGCGACTGCCCTTGCCGATGCCGACTACTCCGGCTTCCTGCTGGTGCTCGCGAATCGGCCGGGTGCTGCGGCTTCCCGGAAACGCGGACCGAAGTCGGCGGACAAGCGGTTCGTGCTGGACGTGTTCTTCGCGGCGATCGGCGAGCGGGCGACCAAGGACAACATCGACGACGTCGCCGGTGTGGTCGCGGTCGGGCAGTTCGACGAGCCGATCACGGGCCGGACCGCGCGGATCGAGGCGGCCCGGCGGCGCGTGGAGTCCGCGGTCGAGGCCCGGGCAGTCGCGTCGGCCGCGCTGGAACAGGCCCGTTCCCGGGTCGACCAGGCCGAGCGTCGTACGGCGGCCGCTCGCGCGCTGGCCGATGCGGAGTCGGTGCAGGAGCAGATCCGCGCGCTCCGCGAGAGCGTCGACCGGCACGAGACCGACCGTGACTCGCTCGCTCCCCAGCTGCAGGCGGCGAAGGAGTCCGCCGAGGCCGCGGCCGGCCAGCAACTCGTCCGCGACGAGCGGCTGAAGAACCTCGAGGCCACCCGGCGCGACCACAACCGGGTCCTCGACGAGCTGACCGGCCGTCGGCTCGCCTTGCGCGAGGAGCAGAGCGCGCTCGACCTCACCACCCGGACGACCGCCTGGGGCGGCACACCCGAAGAAGCCGAGGAGTTCCTGCTCGCCCTGCCCGACGACGCCCAGCGACGGACGACCGCCGACTGGAACCACCAGGCCTGCACGCAGCTGGACGACGTCATCCGCCGCTGCTTCCCGAGCGCGCGCTCCCGCGAGGAGATCCCGGCCGAGCTGTGGGAGATCCTGAACGGCCCGGACCGCTGGACGAACGGTACGCTCGGCGACCGCGTCGGCCTGGTCCCGGCGCTGCACCGGACGCTGAGCAGCCACCTCGCGCAGCACGAGACGTTCGACAGCCTGCAGCAACAGCAGATCGCCAACCAGCGCGCCGAGCGCAACGCCGCGCTGGAACGCGCCCGCGAAGGCCTCGACGAGGCGGAGAGCACAGCCCGCGCCCACCGCGCCTCGCTGGCCGACGGCATCAAGGCACGCCTCCGGCTGGTGTCGCAGGAGTTCGACCGCCTCGACCAGCAGTACGGCGGGTACGGCGCGAAGCTCGAGTTCCCGGAGCCGGATCCGCCGGCCGAGCCCGACAAGCCGTGGCGCTGGACGGTGACGCCGAAGTGGCGGCGTTCGGAGGGCGGCCCGTTCTCCGCGTTCAACGTGAAGGGCAACACCGCCCAGATGGACGAGAAAGCCGTGAAGCTGGTGTGCGCGGCCGCGCTCGCCGGCGGCTCGGACCGTCCGCTGCTGCTGATACTCGACGAGCTCGGCCGCAACCTCGGCTCCCAGCACCGGCGTGAGGCGGTGGCGCTGTTCGAGCAGATCGGCCGCGACCGGAACATCACGGTGATCGGCGCGCTGCAGGACGACATGGAGCGGTACGCCCTGGCCTCGTCCCGGCTGTACGTGAAGCTCCGGCGCAGCTCGGACACGATGCCGTACAACCAGGCGCCCGTGGTGAAGGGCAACGAGGACAACTCCGCGCGGGTCGAGCTGCTCCGCGAGTGGATGACGTCGTACCGCGGCTCCACCCCGACCCTGGAGCTGGCGCCGCCGACCCTGACGTAA